The Gloeomargarita sp. SKYB120 genome has a segment encoding these proteins:
- a CDS encoding 1-acyl-sn-glycerol-3-phosphate acyltransferase, with amino-acid sequence MRRAQPGLRFIPPRYDPRVNRLIRCLLPLWLRFRLGITQVRVEGADILVPWYVQLQRREARVLLAFRHPTLDDPYAMLYLLERAVPQAAQERGVRLRLPLHSYFVYDRGIPLWAGRWVGWLFARLGGIPIQRGRSDRLALKTIREVLLRGDMPLTVAPEGGINNRSECLGPLEPGLAQLGFWCLEDLAKQGQTVPVVVIPIGIQYGFVRPPWQRINDLLTRLEEYCHLPVGSHASADPEALYARLLRLADYLLTQMETFYAQFYHHPPPALAEDLTVNDRLRLRLDHLRDVALRVTESFFGVTGKGTVIDRCRRLEAVAWEWMYRQDLAELSPVARWLADRIAQEVELRLWHMQLVEQLTSVTGDYIREKPSAERFAETLLILWSAVNHLRGRHQPVRLGQRWLSIRVGEPLCLNDYWETYSASRKAARQVVQEVTDRLAERLQGLIIS; translated from the coding sequence GGTGAATCGGTTGATCCGGTGCTTGTTGCCGCTGTGGTTGCGTTTTCGGTTGGGGATCACCCAGGTGCGGGTCGAAGGAGCAGACATCCTTGTGCCCTGGTATGTGCAGCTCCAGCGAAGAGAAGCACGGGTTCTACTGGCGTTTCGGCATCCCACGCTTGATGACCCCTACGCCATGCTCTACCTGCTGGAGCGGGCGGTTCCCCAGGCAGCTCAAGAGAGAGGCGTGCGGTTGCGTTTGCCGCTGCATAGCTATTTCGTGTATGACCGGGGGATTCCCCTATGGGCGGGGCGGTGGGTGGGCTGGCTGTTTGCGCGATTGGGGGGCATCCCTATCCAGCGTGGGCGCAGTGACCGGCTAGCCCTTAAAACGATTCGGGAAGTGCTCCTACGCGGAGACATGCCCTTGACGGTGGCGCCGGAGGGCGGAATCAATAACCGCAGCGAGTGTCTAGGACCACTGGAGCCGGGGTTGGCGCAGCTCGGTTTTTGGTGTTTGGAGGATCTGGCGAAACAGGGGCAGACCGTACCGGTGGTGGTGATTCCGATTGGCATTCAATACGGCTTTGTCCGACCGCCCTGGCAACGCATCAACGACCTGTTGACCCGCCTGGAGGAGTACTGTCATTTGCCAGTGGGTTCCCACGCTTCAGCTGACCCGGAGGCCCTATACGCCCGTTTGCTCCGCTTGGCCGACTACCTGCTCACCCAGATGGAAACCTTTTACGCCCAGTTCTACCACCATCCGCCGCCGGCCTTGGCGGAAGACCTGACGGTGAACGACCGCTTGCGCCTGCGGTTGGACCACCTGCGGGATGTGGCGTTGCGCGTGACGGAGTCGTTTTTCGGCGTGACGGGGAAAGGGACTGTCATTGACCGGTGCCGGCGCCTGGAGGCGGTGGCGTGGGAGTGGATGTACCGGCAGGACTTGGCTGAACTCTCCCCCGTGGCTCGGTGGCTAGCGGACCGGATTGCCCAAGAGGTGGAACTGCGGCTGTGGCACATGCAGTTGGTCGAGCAACTTACGAGCGTCACCGGCGATTACATCCGGGAAAAACCGTCGGCGGAACGTTTTGCGGAAACCCTGCTCATCCTGTGGTCAGCCGTCAACCACCTACGGGGCCGTCATCAACCTGTGCGTCTGGGGCAACGCTGGTTGAGCATCCGGGTCGGGGAACCCCTGTGCCTGAACGACTACTGGGAAACTTACAGCGCTAGCCGCAAAGCCGCTCGCCAAGTGGTTCAAGAGGTCACAGACCGCCTAGCGGAACGGTTGCAGGGCCTGATCATTAGTTAG